GTGCCAGAACGATCGACAGCGTCGCAACGAATACGATGAGTACGCCGATCGCGACGGTGTGGCGCGTGGGACGCATACCATCCGCTACGGTCGGCGTGCTGTTGAAGCTAGTCCTTAGATGTAACTCCCAAATACGTAATATCTAAACAGAGCTTCCCTGTTGACAGTTAAAACTGTGTGATATTGTTTCATGTCGCATTTAAAATCCACGATCAATGCGAATTGGAGGCCCAGTTTTTTCCCCTCTCGGCGGCTCTAGAGGAGTGGATGTTCGCTCTCCGCGTCCTCGCAATCGTCGTTTTGCTGATCTGTACACCAGTGACGATGATCTGCGGTGGAGTCGCCGCCACCGGAGGGGCAACGGTCGAAATGACCGACGGGGCGACGGCACAAAACGAGACCGACGCCCATCGAGATCCGGGGACGGTCGACGAAGACGGCGATCTGGAAGCCGTCGAGCAGTGGCTCGTCAGCCGGATGAGCGATCTGCTCGCCGAGAGTTCGGCCGAACTCAGCGACGGCGACACCGACAGTGCGAGAGCGTCCCAGGAAGAGTACCAACGACGCCTCGAACAGCTCGAGGACATTTCGGGTGAGGTCGGGGCCCAAGAGGAGGTCGCGTTGTTCGAACAACTCGGCGTCGAGCAGGAGCAGTTGATCGACCAGGTCGAGGAGTACGAAACGCTCGAGGCCGAGTACGCGGCGGCTCGCGAGGACGGAGACGAGGAGCGGGCGCGAGAGCTCGCTCGCGAACTCGACGAGCAGCGGATCGAGATCGAAGAGACGACGCAGACGCTCGACGAAACGTCCAGGACGGTCTCGACCGAAACCGGGATGGACACGACCGAGTCGCGCGAGACGATCGATTCCATCGAAGCGGAAATCGACGCCAACGCGACGGAGATACAGGAGGAAGCGTTAAACGGCACTGAACTGGAGATCGATGCCGACGAGGACATCTCGTTTCAGGAGCCGCTCGAGGCCGAGGGCACCATAACGACGACTGACGGCGAGCCGATCGACGCCGACGAGATCGAGTTGCTCGTCGAGAACGAAACGATCGTCACGGAACTCGATGACGGCGAGTTCGAGTTCGAGTACCGGCCGACCGATCTTCCGCTCGATACGGAGTCGTTGACGGTAGAGTACGTTCCTGCATCCGACTCGCCGTACGCGTCGACCGAGACCGACGTCCCGGTCTCGGTCGAACAGGTCGAACCGACGCTGACGGTGTCGGAACTGCCGTCCGAGGTGGCGTACGAAGACAACGTCACGATCGAATCCGAACTGGAAGTCGATGATGAGGCGGTCGACGGCATTCCGATCGCCGCCGAACTGGACCGCGCCGGGAGCGACGAAACGATCGAACTGGCCGACAACGAGACGACGAACGGATCGGCCGCCATCGACGGTCCCGTTCCGGCCGACATTCCGGACGGGGAGTACGAACTCGTCGTCGGGGTTCCGTTCGCCGATCGAGCGATCGCGGGCGTCACCTCCCGCGAGTCGATCGTCGTCGCCGAGACGGACACCGAACTCGAGATCGAAGTCGACCAGCTCGTACGCGAAGCCGACCGCGAGGTGGCAGTCCGCGGGACGTTCGTGACGGCTGACGGCGAGGAGATCAGTCGCCAGCCCATCGAGGTGTTCGTCGGTGGCGTCTCGGTCGGGACGGCTGTCACCGATCGGAACGGGGAGTTCGACGAGGTCGTCCCGCTCCCCGAAGATGTCGGATCCGGAGAAGTCGAGGTGACGGGCGCATACGACGGCGAAGAGACGAACCTAGAGAGCGCGTCGGCGACGTCGACTGTGGCCGTTCCAAGCGACGGTATCATCGGGATGACCATGTCCCTCGAGCGGTGGGTCGGGCTGGGGATTATCGTCGCCGTCGGTCTCTTCGCCGGGAGTCAGCTGTATCGACGGCGAAACCGTCACGGAACGCCCCTCGACGAAGACGCCACGTGGGAGCCCCTTTCGTCCGCGGACGTCGACCGCGTCTCGGAGACGACTGACCCGCTCCTCCTACGTGCGTCCGATCAGCTATCGAACGACCGTCCCGACGACGCGGTTCGGACGTGTTACACCGCCGTCCGCAACCTGCTCACCGAGCGTGCCGGTATCCCGCGATCGATAACCCCTCGAGAGCTGCTCACGGCGGCCGAGGACGACGAATCGTTCCTCCCGCAGGAGCCGCGTCAGACGGACGAAAACGACGAGTCGGTTTCCCACTCGGAGCGACTTCTGACGGTCGTCAACGGTCACGAGCGGG
The genomic region above belongs to Natronorubrum halophilum and contains:
- a CDS encoding AAA family ATPase, producing the protein MFALRVLAIVVLLICTPVTMICGGVAATGGATVEMTDGATAQNETDAHRDPGTVDEDGDLEAVEQWLVSRMSDLLAESSAELSDGDTDSARASQEEYQRRLEQLEDISGEVGAQEEVALFEQLGVEQEQLIDQVEEYETLEAEYAAAREDGDEERARELARELDEQRIEIEETTQTLDETSRTVSTETGMDTTESRETIDSIEAEIDANATEIQEEALNGTELEIDADEDISFQEPLEAEGTITTTDGEPIDADEIELLVENETIVTELDDGEFEFEYRPTDLPLDTESLTVEYVPASDSPYASTETDVPVSVEQVEPTLTVSELPSEVAYEDNVTIESELEVDDEAVDGIPIAAELDRAGSDETIELADNETTNGSAAIDGPVPADIPDGEYELVVGVPFADRAIAGVTSRESIVVAETDTELEIEVDQLVREADREVAVRGTFVTADGEEISRQPIEVFVGGVSVGTAVTDRNGEFDEVVPLPEDVGSGEVEVTGAYDGEETNLESASATSTVAVPSDGIIGMTMSLERWVGLGIIVAVGLFAGSQLYRRRNRHGTPLDEDATWEPLSSADVDRVSETTDPLLLRASDQLSNDRPDDAVRTCYTAVRNLLTERAGIPRSITPRELLTAAEDDESFLPQEPRQTDENDESVSHSERLLTVVNGHERAAYRPGGISTEEARAVLERSVELCEGDETE